In the genome of Fusarium poae strain DAOMC 252244 chromosome 1, whole genome shotgun sequence, the window tcatcatcaccatcttcttcttcttcttcttcgcttGCCTCGCTCATCTCAACTTCAGCAAAGCCAAGCTGTTTGGAAAAGGCAGCAAGTTCGTCCTTCAATCCCTTGTCAACAGCCTTGGAGTCCTTGGGGTTTTTGacgtcttcctcatcatccgaGTCGATACCCTGGATGAGCGCCAGATCGCTTTCGTCGCCGCCGAGCGCTTTGATCTCCTCCAAGAGAGTCTTCTCGTCAATTTTCCCACTCTTCTTGTCGCCGGCTGTGTTGTCGGTGTTTCGTTGTCTCTTTTGGTGCTGGTCGCCAGCAGCCTTGGTTGGAGGCTGTTTTCGCTTTCCTAACTTTTTGTCTAGAGCAGAAGTCAGGTTCTCCAAGGCATTTTTGTCGAGATTCGGGCCTTTTGATGAGCTGCGAGGCGCTTTCCCTTTCTTTGTTGGCTTCGCCATCGTGCAAGTTTCCTTTGGGAGTTGAGAACCTCGAATGAAAATTCCCAATTCTTGATTTTGAAATGCAAATGCGCGCTTCAGGGACCTcgaacttttttttctttgggCGGGCGGCGCATTTTTCTCAGTGCCCCACCTCCACTCTTCCGGGCGTCTAGCGCGTTACGGGCGCTAGGTAGTAGTAGGTCAGTAGGTAGTTGCCCGAGAACCTCCTACAGTACAGAATAAGGCTCTTAGGCGATGACTAAGCTCCACTGTTGTCAGTCAAGAGGGCCCTCCCGAACAGAACGTGGAAATTCATCAAACAGGGTCTTGAATCCATTATGATCGCTTAATTAGGTCGATTATTGGCCGGAAAAGCTTGAAATCATGGTACTCTTAGGACTCACCCGGACAAGTGGCAAAGATGTCTGTAGGAGATCTTTGGGTATGCAGTTGCGAGCTTTCTCTGTCTCAAGCATAACTCGAGCCGTCTCAACTCGAGCCGTCTCAACTCGCTCCACCCTCTCGACAACATGGGTGCCAACTGGTGGCCTCGCTGCCAACGACAATGAGTGTTAGAAGGCTTTTGATCATATTTTTTTACATTTCATATGAGCTAATTGAGTTGTAGTCGGTCATGGAAAGCTCATCCGGGGTGGTTTTCTTCGTCAAGTATTTTCAACCATGCTGCCCTATCAAGCAGACACTGATACGTCTAACGGCAGGCTCACTCCGGCATCTTTCAACTACTTCCTCTAGGTCTTCGAGTCCAGGACAAGATCGAAAAGTTAATCGACAAGCATATGCACTCAGTTGGTTCGTGCATTGTCATCAACTTGGCATACACTACTCTGTACTAAACTATCCATGCAGGCGCATCTCGCTTGTCACTCTCAACTATTTCATCGGAGGACCTTTGGCGAAGGAGCAATCGCCTTGACTCTGTTGCCCCCGAAGTAAGAATTGGAGGTATCCCTCAATAGACATAGACTGACTTGACGACTCAGCTCTTTCGACTCAAAGATCGTAAAGACACTCCATTAATCCTGTCTCCCACTCATGAGGAGGAAATCACAACACTTGTTGCCGGCATCGTCAACTCGTACAAGGATTTGCCCATCAGGCTATATCAAATAAGTCCGAATGCCTGTGATCGGTTCCAATTTCGGCCTGCTGACCGGTCGTAGCTCGGAAATATCGCGATGAGCGTCGTCCACGCCATGGCCTACTTCGTTCTCGAGAGTTCCTCATGAAAGATCTCTATACGTTTGATCTCACAACGAGCGAGGCTGTTGAGACCTATCGCCAGGTTTCTGCGGCCTATCGAGCCTTCTTTGCTGAACTCAAACTGCCATACCTCATCGCTGAGGCAAGCTCTGGTGACATGGGTGGTGATCTCAGCCACGAGTACCACCTCCCAAGTGCCGTTGGCGAAGATTCCGTTGTCAGCTGCGACTCTTGTGATTACACTGCTAACGATGAGGTCGCTACTGCACGAATACCACTTCCCACAGACAGTGCAGCGAGTGTTCCGGCATCCCAATTCCGTGTTTGGCGAGGCATTTCCAAAGACCGAAAAATCCTTGTCAATGCATGGTATCCTCAGCCGTCTGAAGGCTCTTCTGACAGCGGCCCAAGCCTTCATGCTATCAAATCAGTAGTACCGGAACTGGATACTGCCATTGAAAATCCACTATCATTATGGGGAGAAGAATTGAAGAGTGGCGATGTTCAGATGGTCAATGTCATCGATGGCAGCCTTGTTTCAAGCTTCGAAAGTGTCCGAAACGAGTTGCCATTATTGACCGAACCTCTCAAGTGTCACGAAGTGAGCTCTTCTACGATTGTAGGCTCAGACACTGGCGCGGGATTGAACCTAGTTCCTATTTCTGATGGTGACAGTTGTCCCCGGTGCGACAAGGGTACTCTAAAGATTCATAGGGCACTGGAATGTGGTCATACTTTTCAACTGGGCACTCGTTATTCGCTGCCTCTTGACGCCTGTGTTGATCTTCCACGATCAGGGCTGCCCGAGGTGGCTGTGCGAGAGGGCCTGACACCAGGGAGCCGTGTGCCCGTTCAGATGGGCTGCCACGGCGTCGGCGTTTCCAGGATCTTTGGCGCTGTAGCTGAAATTCTTGCCGATGAGCGAGGGCTCAACTGGCCTCGCGCTATCGCTCCTTTCGAGGTTGCGATCATACCCTCAACTAAATTGGCTGACGAACCTTTGGGCATCTACGACACTCTTTCCAATACTAATGGATCACAGTCTGGTTTTGACGTTGTCCTCGATGACCGCAACCGATCATTTGGCTGGAAGATGAAAGATGCCGACATGGTGGGATATCCCGTTTTAGTGATTCTAGGCAAATCTTTTAAGGAAAATGGTATTTGCGAGGTCCAATGTCGACGACTGTCAGTTAAAGATAACGTCAAGGTTGATGTATTGCCCGAATTCATCTCGAGTCTGTTGAACAAGCTATGAGCTGTTGGGTGTAGATTACTGTATCATTACTGAGGCTATAGGCACATGTAAACTGTGTACGAGAGGAGTTATCAAAATTATTGTAAAGAGTATTTTACGCGCCGAAGCCAAGTGAATTTTAATGTTGGGCTGACGTGGACAAACGTGAAGCTATGAATTGTGCTGGTTATTGCCTCGGTGCCTATTATCCCATAAACACTGGTGTATCACACCCCCGTTAGTAGAATTCAACAACCCCACGTCATAATATGTACAAAGTGAGACCATGGAGGGGGGGGCATCCAAACGAACAATCAATTTACGACTTCAACAACGACCTGTACCGTAATCGATCGATAACATACCAAAATGTCTGGAAAACAAGAACAAAGTAAGTTCTTATTACTTGACTGCATCTAACAGACTCGGTCACTAACCTGTCGCACCATAGTCAATCTGGATACCCTAGAGCCCCAGCAGCTCGCTCAAGTGAAGAAGCAACTCGATGAAGAGCTCGAACATCTGACGACGTCGTTTGCGCAACTTCACGCCGCCCAGAACAAGTTCAAGGATTGCCTCCGATGCGTAAAGAGCAGATCCGATGCTCCTGAAGGTGCGGCATGTTCCTATCTCATCGATTTCCTCGCCTAGCGCTCGACACCCACGACAACGACGACTAACGCATTCCAGGAGCCAACTCTGTGCTTGTCCCCCTGACCAATTCACTATATGTCCGTGGGGAATTATCAGATGCCGACACTGTTCTGGTCGATATAGGTACTGGTTTCTTGATTGAAAAGGTGCGCAATCCGCAACTCTGTTACCGTGCTCACTCACCGACCGCAATATAGAAACTCAAGTCCGCCGAAAAGTTTTACGAGTCTAAGGTCGAGGAGCTTGGGACCAATCTGAAAGATCTCGAAGTCATCGTGCAAAGAAAGCAGACAAATGCACGAACGATTGAGGAAGGTAGGTCACGATACGCATATATTCTTTCTTTCAGTCAACACATAGCTAACGCAAGCTTTACTCAGTCCTGAGACAAAAGATAATGGCTAGTCAAGGACAGGACGAACAACAAGCATAGGCGAAAATAAGTCAATGATACTGTCTTCCTGGATTCTGCAGAAAAACAAAATAGACAGGCCCACGGAAACGTCCCAGTCGACACAGCGTCGCCTTTGCGTGCCCACTACGGCGAGACGGCACCAGCACTGGCATCAGCTCTGTTCAGGAGGGCTTGGACCTCTAATATGGTCCGCATGAAGCATCCGAGCCTCGACTTGAGATCATTACCCTCCGTCCAAATATTCTCGAGTTCTTTCCCCCAATCTTTTCGTCCCCCACTAGCGTAATTCACACTTTCTTCCCAGTGAGGAGCGTACAGTTCGATACCCCAAGTGACTTCAGGCTCATTATCTTGAAGTCCCTTCAATTTCTTGGTGACATCGATTTTGATCGCATAGCTAGACTCCTTGAACGGGACTGTTGCCCAAGATCTTGTATAAATCTCGGTGATCTGCTCGCCCAAACTTGCAAGTTTAGCGGTATTGACGTTTGGAATGGGGAGAAAGCTGTCATCATCTAGATTGAGGCTGACTGATACCTTCTTCGCTAAATCCCCAAACTCGGGTGGCACTTCAACTTGGTCCCAAGCATCAATTCGAAAGTTCCAGTCGTACTGCCTGTAAGACAAAAATGTCAGCAGTTTATCCCCAGCCATTTTTCAGGTGACATACATGTCAGGGGCAGCAACCATCCAATTTAAAAGGGGGGATTGCTCTTGTCTAGTAGCCCGGACCATGGCAAGCTGCACGCCTTTCCCAGAGGTGTAGTCTCCTTCGGCCTTGATGTCGAGCCCGTCAGCTTTGACAACCACCTCGCAGCCTCGCTTCATGTCGTTTAAGTCGCTGCAAATCGCCTCTTCAGGCTGCACAAGGAAACGTATAAGCTGCTCTGGTtttccatcatcttcaagtcTGGTTCAAGTTAGGTATATTGGACAGATTCTGGGGTTTCAAGCCACCTCACCTAGAATAGAACATCGCGCCTCCACGTCGAGAATAGCCTTGCATGAGTTTGACGAAGTCGGCATAAGTGGACTCCTCTTGGGTGCCCTTCTTTCGCCTCATAGGGACCAGGAGACCAAAGTTGACACGTAACCCCATGGTTTTGTTGAGAGCCATGAGGCCTTCTGATAAAGAAGCAACATCCGAAGCTAACTGCGGCAAATGGTGGTCCATTGCGGTTGCATCACTGACACGTTTGGGACTTCGTGAGTGAAAGGAAAAGCGAATGCCAAGTCCAACCCGTATCATGTCGTTGATGTGAGCATCATTGGGTTTCTGAGAAAGGAAACAAACATCGGGAGTGCCTTGAGACAAACGCATATCGCGGATTGCCCAGTTGATTGCTTCAAGTGCTTTTTGGAGACGGACCATAGATTCGCAACGGATGTCGAGTATGTTGGGTACATCGCGGGTAATATAGACCCGGTACTGCCTTCGGATATCATTGAATACCCGTGAGTCTTCAAGCCCACGGGGGAGTGCTTTGCTTGGGAGTACGTGAGTTACCTAAAGCAACATGTCAATATTGGTTGCTTGAAGTGAGGCCCGTACTCTAATCCTACCTGGATCAGATCTTTGTCGGCCGGTGGGCGATCAAGATACTCTGTATTTTCAGCCTGTCGAATTCTCTCCTCCCTATCCTGTCTCATGGATTTGCTAGTTGGCAAATTGTCATTTTTTGTGGATGCGAACTTTGCAGTTCTAGGAGGCCCGACTGGGAGAGGAAGGTTTCCCCTGCCACGTCTGCCTCCTCCTCTGCCTTTTCCCCGATACATGCTGCAGTGTCAAAAGAGGCCCGTTGTGTTGACCTTTGAGCTTCGTCTTGATGAGAATCCCGTCGTTGATTGTTCGGGCTTCAAAGGTTGCGATGGGAAGATGGAATGAACAGGCGCCAAGAAAGGGGCGAGCAGGAGCATGATATAGCAGTGAATCACGCCCAGTTCCTGCCTCAAAATGTGCTTGGTACCTGCCTGCAGCTGTCCGTCTTAGCAGGAAATCTCTCCGTTTGCCATCTGCATGGCACTTGCACTGCTTTCGGGTACTTGCTTTCTTGATTGGAAAGTTCCCGCTCCAACTCAACagtttatttctttttgttttctaGGTGCTTGTTAACGTATCATCGTCTCTTGTAGAAAcgaaatataaaaaaatagccCAACTACCACTATCTTCGGGGGTATGGGTTAAATAAACACCTTAGTATTTTGCTTGAGATATGTAGAGTAATACCATGTAGCTTGCAAAGACAATAGTTCTTATCCACTCACATTCTCACCAAGCTGCCTTCTTAAATACTTCGAGATGCGTATGTATCAACATACATAAACTCAGTTGGTTGGGCTTGTAAAGAAAAATGTTGCTGTTTGTTAGATCCAGTTGGCAAATAAACCGGTGCTGTTTTATTATCCAACAACTGGGTACATCAATATGGAAGACAGTTTCAATTATGGATTCAGAGCATCTTGACTTGGCTCGACAAACATAAAATGGTCGTAACAAATGAAGCTGATGGATATGCGCTTTTAAATTCTACCCAAGCCACATGATTCTGTTTATATATTTTGATATTGTTGATGTTTTAATATAGGGAGTGGTTAATACTGGATATAATTAATCACAGAACAAGGCAGTGATTTCACAACGAttaagaaagaagaaagaaattaatCTCCCATCATAAAGTAAGTGCTAAATTTCAAAACATCATATGAAAAAAGGGTGAATACTAACGTCAGTGGAAAAGGGGTCGCATACATACTCTAGCGACCCTCATAAGTTAACATGTGGGTTAGATTagtagactagactagatagTAGGTATATGTCTGGCACGACCCCCCGGTATGTGCATATTCCCTAGCAACCACTTTTATTCTTTACTTCCAAAGGTAGGGTTCGTCGCGTTTCCCACGACGCGTGCATCATTGCGACAGCATCTACCCTCAGCGACGGCTAGATAATGGCACGTATCACTTCAGCAGAAAAGGTGAAACGCCAGTTACCTCAAAACTCCCAAGAATTATCCGACGACGAACTTGCAGGCGACGAACCGAGCTGGGAATGGATCTATAACTCCACTCCAACGACCGAACGGAGTGAAGAGCCTCAGAGTGACAGAAAACGAAGAAAAGTGGTTGGTGATAAAATCGTCGGAGCTAGAATTGGCCAATTCGAGTGCCGTATCGGAGATGTTCTCATGCTCAAGGCCGATGGATCTAATGAAGCATGGGTCGCTCTGGTTTGCGATTTTGTCGAGGATGACGGAGAGGGTGAGAAAGCAGCCAACTTCATGTGGTTCTCAAGTGAAAGGGAGATTCGAAACACGGACAAGAAACGAACCGACTTCTATCCAGTAAGACATAATATTTGCAAGACTGCTGGGCTCAACTTAACCACCTCTCTAGAACGAACTCTACCTTTCCCCATCATGGGACATCAACCCCCTGGCGTCCGTCAATGGCAAAGCCAAGATCATGTCTCTCGATGCCTTCCTTTCCAGATATCCCCAGGGTCGAGTTCCCAAAAGCCACCCAGACTATGGTAAGGCCTTTGTCTGCCGAAGAGGCTGCAACACTCGTACTGCAACATATACGGACGAATTTATATGGGAAGAAATATATAGCGGCGAGGATGACCTCTTTGCTTTGATGGATAGGATCAAGGCCGGGACAAAAGCTACACGACGTCGCCGTAAAGCTCGTAGTCCATCGCCTACCGACGACACATATCTTCCTCCCCAGGCCCCACAAACTCCGACCAAGACCGGAAGGGGTTCCGTAGCAGCGACACCGACTTCTCGGAGAAGTCAAGCGACACCGGGCTCCCGTGTCAAAAGGTAGGCCGAATAGCTACATTTGTCGGTTTATATTACTAACAGCGCACTTTAGGAGTGCAAGCAAGAGACTTGAGTTTACACCATTGGCAACGCGTAAATTGTCGCCAAGTCAAGTCGAATCTTCGCCATTTCAAATAGCACGGTCTCGCCTACATGTCTCCTCAGTTCCTACCAGCCTTCCGTGTCGAGAAGGGGAATTTTCCCTCGTTTACTCTCATCTTGAGGCTGCTATCTCGGATGGTACTGGGAATTGTATTTACATCTCAGGTACGCCTGGAACAGGGAAAACAGCAACAGTCCGCGAGGTCGTCTCAAGACTCGAGGAATCTGTGGGGTCTGATGAGCTCGATGATTTCATTTTCGTCGAGATCAATGGTATGAAGATTACGGATCCTCATCAATCTTACACTCTCCTTTGGGAGGCCCTCAAGGGGGAACGAGCTAGTCCAGCTCAAGCTCTTGATCTCTTGGAGAGGGAGTTCAGTAATCCTAGTCCTCGCCGTATTCCTTGCGTAGTGCTCATGGATGAGCTTGACCAGCTGGTTACGAAGAACCAGGCTGTCATGTACAACTTCTTTAACTGGCCTACTCTACGCCACAGTCGTCTTATCGTCCTGGCAGTCGCCAACACTATGGACCTTCCGGAGCGAACGCTGAGTAACAAAATCAGCAGTCGTCTAGGTATGTCTCCAAATCCACCACATATGATATAGTTCTCACTCACATGCACAGGTCTCACACGTATCACTTTTCCTGGTTACAACCACGAGCAGCTCATGAGAATCATCCAGTCACGATTAGAAGGAGTACCTGGGAACATCGTAGACCCAGATGCCATTCAGTTTGCTAGCCGAAAGGTAGCCGCAGTCAGCGGTGACGCTCGAAGAGCCCTTGACATTTGTCGACGAGCCGTCGAGCTTGCCGAGGCGGACGCCCCCATAGATCCTACAACTCCAAGCAAGCGAGACCCCCAAACACAATCAAAGGGCTCGGGCCGCGTCACCATTGCAACAATTAAAAAGGCCATCAACGAGGCCACTACTAATCCTATTCAACAGCACCTTCGCAGTCTCCCCCTAATGTCCAAACTCGTCATGGCAGCTCTCTTGCTACGTATCCGAAGAACGGGGTTGGCCGAGACGACATTTGGCGAGACCCTCGACGAGATACACAGGGCCAGTCTTCGACCTCCCCCAGCCCTTCCTGGCGTTGCGGCAGTCCTCAACAGTGGTTTGAAGGGCACAATGGCGAGTGGACAACGCCCGATGATCCGCCCTGGACACATTCACACTGCGGCCCTCGAGTTAGTAGCGGCCGGTCTGATTAACCTCGAAGCTCAACGTGCCGAGCGATCGAGCAAGCTTCGCCTTTCCATTGCAGACGATGAAGTAAAATTGGCCCTCCGCGACGACGGGGACTTAAAGGCCTTGGGTATCGGTGTATAAAAAAACTGTAATATAGAGCCAACAAAGCAGCGTCTCGGGACAATACGTCATTAATTGAAATGCCACTTTATGCGCCTTAAAATTTCCTCCTAGCCAAAGTTGGCTTCCATTCGAGAGGATGCGATTCTTCTGTCGCTGTCTCATCCTGCTTCCAGATTTTGACTATACGTGTATTAGCAAGCGAACAATTAACATTTGAGAAACGTGGAGCATACTTGTTTTATCAGCTTCACCGCAAATCAGACGTAATCCGGAGCGGTCGAATGTTGAACTCATAATGCCTGCCTCAGCGTCTAAAGAGCCAGGCTGGGCTGTGGTATCGAGAGACTGAAATCGGTGTCCAGTCTTCCAGTCCCAGAAGCTCATGGATCCATTATCTCCTAGTTCCAAGGTTAGCTCATGAGTTACATTTCCCGAGACAAAACACTAACCTCCCGTGAAAAAGACATTCTGCTCATTGACGCTCATAGTGTTAATGATGGCATTGTGGCCCTCGAAGTTTTGCATGAAAGCTCCTTCAGGGCACTTCCATTGCTTCACGCTGCCAGTACTGCCGCTGGCAAATGTAAACTCTGAGGGATGTGTGGCCAGGGCTCGAACACCCTTTTTGTGGTGGGTGAGCACACCCATGGTCTTTCCGGCCGCGAGGTCCCAAAGTCGTACTGTTGAGTCCAGCGATCCGGTAATAACTTGAGGATCCGCCTCTTGGCAGACAAGATCGGAGACAGTCTGAGTGTGGCCCGAGAGGACATGAATGTTGCTCCTGGTCCGCATGTCCCAAACACGAGCAACACCATCTCGACCGCCAGtgacaagaacatcaagtGTAGGATGCAGAGCCAGGGTGTAGACACCACTCAAATGGCCATGGTAGTGGCGAATAACCTTGTTTGTCTCGAGATCCCAACATTTAACCATCTTATCTTCACCGCAAGAGAAAAGATAAGGGTGTCGGGGAGACACAGCCAGGCCACGTACTGTGCTAATGTGACCAGTGAGTGTCAATTTCAACGAGCCGGTTGCCAAatcccagatcttgattGTTCGATCGCCAGCACCGCTAGCAAACCACTTATTTCCAGGCTCGACGGCCAGACTGCGCACCCAACCCAAATGTCCTGATATGACTCTCATCAGCTTCCATGGTGCGTGCCATTCGGGCTTTTGTTGCACCATATTCTGAGTTCCCCGTGTCGTAAGCGACATATTCTGTGGTGTGCTCTCGTTCCTAGCTGCGGATGCAGACGCCTTGCCTGAGCCGGGCGCGCCCTCGAGGAGCTTCATGGCAGGTCGAGCCTGCGCTCCAGCTTTCGTCTTCTTTCCAGGTTGTTTAGTCGGAAGCTTCGCAGTGATTGAGGGCGGTAGGGTCTCAACATCGGCGTACTCGTTGCG includes:
- a CDS encoding hypothetical protein (BUSCO:10250at5125), giving the protein MVLLGLTRTSGKDVCRRSLGMQLRAFSVSSITRAVSTRAVSTRSTLSTTWVPTGGLAANDNEFGHGKLIRGGFLRQAHSGIFQLLPLGLRVQDKIEKLIDKHMHSVGASRLSLSTISSEDLWRRSNRLDSVAPELFRLKDRKDTPLILSPTHEEEITTLVAGIVNSYKDLPIRLYQITRKYRDERRPRHGLLRSREFLMKDLYTFDLTTSEAVETYRQVSAAYRAFFAELKLPYLIAEASSGDMGGDLSHEYHLPSAVGEDSVVSCDSCDYTANDEVATARIPLPTDSAASVPASQFRVWRGISKDRKILVNAWYPQPSEGSSDSGPSLHAIKSVVPELDTAIENPLSLWGEELKSGDVQMVNVIDGSLVSSFESVRNELPLLTEPLKCHEVSSSTIVGSDTGAGLNLVPISDGDSCPRCDKGTLKIHRALECGHTFQLGTRYSLPLDACVDLPRSGLPEVAVREGLTPGSRVPVQMGCHGVGVSRIFGAVAEILADERGLNWPRAIAPFEVAIIPSTKLADEPLGIYDTLSNTNGSQSGFDVVLDDRNRSFGWKMKDADMVGYPVLVILGKSFKENGICEVQCRRLSVKDNVKVDVLPEFISSLLNKL
- a CDS encoding hypothetical protein (BUSCO:39380at5125), with the protein product MRQDREERIRQAENTEYLDRPPADKDLIQVTHVLPSKALPRGLEDSRVFNDIRRQYRVYITRDVPNILDIRCESMVRLQKALEAINWAIRDMRLSQGTPDVCFLSQKPNDAHINDMIRVGLGIRFSFHSRSPKRVSDATAMDHHLPQLASDVASLSEGLMALNKTMGLRVNFGLLVPMRRKKGTQEESTYADFVKLMQGYSRRGGAMFYSRLEDDGKPEQLIRFLVQPEEAICSDLNDMKRGCEVVVKADGLDIKAEGDYTSGKGVQLAMVRATRQEQSPLLNWMVAAPDMQYDWNFRIDAWDQVEVPPEFGDLAKKVSVSLNLDDDSFLPIPNVNTAKLASLGEQITEIYTRSWATVPFKESSYAIKIDVTKKLKGLQDNEPEVTWGIELYAPHWEESVNYASGGRKDWGKELENIWTEGNDLKSRLGCFMRTILEVQALLNRADASAGAVSP
- a CDS encoding hypothetical protein (BUSCO:9284at5125), with the protein product MARITSAEKVKRQLPQNSQELSDDELAGDEPSWEWIYNSTPTTERSEEPQSDRKRRKVVGDKIVGARIGQFECRIGDVLMLKADGSNEAWVALVCDFVEDDGEGEKAANFMWFSSEREIRNTDKKRTDFYPNELYLSPSWDINPLASVNGKAKIMSLDAFLSRYPQGRVPKSHPDYGKAFVCRRGCNTRTATYTDEFIWEEIYSGEDDLFALMDRIKAGTKATRRRRKARSPSPTDDTYLPPQAPQTPTKTGRGSVAATPTSRRSQATPGSRVKRSASKRLEFTPLATRKLSPSQVESSPFQIARSRLHVSSVPTSLPCREGEFSLVYSHLEAAISDGTGNCIYISGTPGTGKTATVREVVSRLEESVGSDELDDFIFVEINGMKITDPHQSYTLLWEALKGERASPAQALDLLEREFSNPSPRRIPCVVLMDELDQLVTKNQAVMYNFFNWPTLRHSRLIVLAVANTMDLPERTLSNKISSRLGLTRITFPGYNHEQLMRIIQSRLEGVPGNIVDPDAIQFASRKVAAVSGDARRALDICRRAVELAEADAPIDPTTPSKRDPQTQSKGSGRVTIATIKKAINEATTNPIQQHLRSLPLMSKLVMAALLLRIRRTGLAETTFGETLDEIHRASLRPPPALPGVAAVLNSGLKGTMASGQRPMIRPGHIHTAALELVAAGLINLEAQRAERSSKLRLSIADDEVKLALRDDGDLKALGIGV
- the PLRG1 gene encoding Pleiotropic regulator 1 (BUSCO:22091at5125); translated protein: METPEVPQDALQLGALAAQNATVSRTLYSHAQATNTKRQKLDDASEDPIMKRRFRNEYADVETLPPSITAKLPTKQPGKKTKAGAQARPAMKLLEGAPGSGKASASAARNESTPQNMSLTTRGTQNMVQQKPEWHAPWKLMRVISGHLGWVRSLAVEPGNKWFASGAGDRTIKIWDLATGSLKLTLTGHISTVRGLAVSPRHPYLFSCGEDKMVKCWDLETNKVIRHYHGHLSGVYTLALHPTLDVLVTGGRDGVARVWDMRTRSNIHVLSGHTQTVSDLVCQEADPQVITGSLDSTVRLWDLAAGKTMGVLTHHKKGVRALATHPSEFTFASGSTGSVKQWKCPEGAFMQNFEGHNAIINTMSVNEQNVFFTGGDNGSMSFWDWKTGHRFQSLDTTAQPGSLDAEAGIMSSTFDRSGLRLICGEADKTIKIWKQDETATEESHPLEWKPTLARRKF